The Methanosarcinales archaeon genome includes the window ACACCTATCGATTGTGTGAGTTGTTTGATATCTTCATACAGCTTTTCTTCACCCATTTCCATAATATCAAAGATATGTTCTATGATGAAATTGAGTTTTTCCAGCATGGTCACATCTACGTAGGCTTGCCCGTCCTCATCAAAAATCGGAAGTTTGCGGTGCTCAACGATCTCTTTATCCATTTGTTCAAGACAATCCCGCCGTATCAGTACGACAGGCTGGGCAGAACGAGCACGCCCCTCATAAATAGCACCCACATTCTCATCAGCCATAGCAATGCTCAATGTAGTCTTACCGCCCCCTTGTGGACCTGTAAGATAAAGGATCGGGGTTTGTGCTAATTCTTTTTTAAGAATCTCTATAGCTTGTTCTTTTGAATATTCTGATGTATTAAAGACATCCAATGAAGGCACCTCATGGAATTGTTTGAATATATTACGTTTGAAGATTTTTAATATTAACGTAAGTAAGATATTGAAAAAGATGCAAGCTGTGCCAATAAGCACAGCTCACCACCTTTAATCAAAATCCATATCAGGCATACCGCCTGGGGGCATTCCACCTGGCATTCCACCTGATTTGCTGCTAGCTATGACATCATCTATCCTTAATATCATTACAGCCGCTTCAGTTGCAGAGTTGATTGCCTGGGTCTTAACCCGCAAAGGCTCGACCACACCTTCATTCCACATATCGATCACATCGCCTGTAAATACATTGAGGCCTGCAGATTTCACACCCTTTTCGTGTTGGCTGCGCATTTCCACCAGTTTATCGATGGGATCCAATCCTGCATTCTCAGCCAGGGTGCGGGGAATGACTTCGAGGGCTTCTGCAAAGGCAGTAACTGCTAATTGTTCCCTTCCTTTAAGGGTAGTTGCATACTCTTTCAGGCGCAGTGCCAGTTCAATTTCAGGTGAGCCGCCGCCTGCTACGATCAGTCCGTCCTCTATTACTACTCCAACAACTCTGGTGGCATCCTCGAATGCGGTCTCCACATTATCAACTACATGTTCGGTACCGCCTCTCAACACCACGGATACGGCCTTCGGATTCTTGCATTTTGTTACATAAATGGTGTCTGTGTTACCCACCTTGCGCTCCTCTACCAGACCGGCAAAGCCAAGGTCTGATTCAGATATCTCATTCATATTATTGACAATGGTGGAACCAGTAGCCCTGGCCATTTTCTCTATATCGCTTTTCAGGAATCTGCGAACTGCCAAAATACCTGCCTTTGCCAGATAATGCTGGGCCATGTCATCAATACCTTTCTGGCAGAACAGGACATTTGCACCGCTGGCGACGATAGTGTCAACCTTGTTTTTTAGCATCTTCTCTTCCTGGTCAAGGAATAACTGCAACTGATCAGGAGAAGTAATATTGATCTCTGCATCCATTTCAGTCTTCTGAAATTCCACAGCGGCATTGAGCAGCA containing:
- a CDS encoding TCP-1/cpn60 chaperonin family protein codes for the protein MAGQLGGQPIYILRQGTERSRGKEAQNSNIMAARAVANAVRTTLGPKGMDKMLVDSMGDIVITNDGAQILKQMDIEHPAAKMVVEVAKTQDDEVGDGTTSAAVLAGELLKKAEELLDMNIHPTIIAAGYRIASDKAKDILKGMTKAVTEDDEDLLLKVAGTAITGKGAESAKEKLSKLAVAAVLSVVEMDDDHKVVDRENIKLEKKVGASVDDSELVEGMVIDKGRVHQNMPKTVENAKILLLNAAVEFQKTEMDAEINITSPDQLQLFLDQEEKMLKNKVDTIVASGANVLFCQKGIDDMAQHYLAKAGILAVRRFLKSDIEKMARATGSTIVNNMNEISESDLGFAGLVEERKVGNTDTIYVTKCKNPKAVSVVLRGGTEHVVDNVETAFEDATRVVGVVIEDGLIVAGGGSPEIELALRLKEYATTLKGREQLAVTAFAEALEVIPRTLAENAGLDPIDKLVEMRSQHEKGVKSAGLNVFTGDVIDMWNEGVVEPLRVKTQAINSATEAAVMILRIDDVIASSKSGGMPGGMPPGGMPDMDFD